The stretch of DNA GACGTACTCTTCGAGGTCGGCCTGCTGTCCACCCGCGCCGCGCAGAAAACCGTGCGCTCTCTGCTGCAGAAGGACTATGAGGTCGACGCGATCATCGTCGAAGCACTGCGCAGCCTCGAACGCTCGATGGCACGCAACCCGCGTGACCTGATCATCGAGACGATCCTGGAGGGCTACCGCCACGAGCATCGCATCCTCGGCGGCGAGTCACTGGACGACGGCGACGCCGACATGTTCGGTGACCTGTTCGCGAAGGCGCAGCAGGACGGCAAACTGGCGGCACATGTCGACGTGCGCCACTTGTCCCATCTCGCCGGTATGCATGTCAGCGAAGGTGTACGGCATTGGGCCGCAGGAACTTACGGTGACCGCTCGTTCACGGATGTTGTCAGTCGCGATATCAACGCACTGATCGCCGGCTACAACCAACTGCCCGCGTAAGTCAATTGAAAGGAGGCCCGCAATGGCGTGGGACTTCGAAACCGATCCTGAGTACCAGAAGCTGCTGGAATGGGCCGACGAGTTCGTTCGCGAGGAGTGCGAGCCACTCGATCTGGCCTTTCCGCATCTGCAGTTCGTGCCGCTGGACGACAACCGGCGCAAGGTCATCGACCCACTCAAGGACGAGGTGCGCCGAAAGGGGTTGTGGGCCACCCACCTTGGCCCCGAGCTCGGCGGCCAGGGTTATGGCCAGCTCAAACTCGCGCTGCTGAACGAAATCCTCGGTCGCTCGCAGTGGGCGCCGATCATATTCGGCTGTCAGGCGCCTGATACCGGCAACGCCGAGATCATCGCGCACTACGGCACCGACGAAC from Mycobacterium sp. JS623 encodes:
- a CDS encoding TetR/AcrR family transcriptional regulator, encoding MPKNSVAAVADGGQRRASYQRARSHETKRALVQAAMALWRTNGYAKTTVADICRAAGVSRALFYFYFPAKEDVLFEVGLLSTRAAQKTVRSLLQKDYEVDAIIVEALRSLERSMARNPRDLIIETILEGYRHEHRILGGESLDDGDADMFGDLFAKAQQDGKLAAHVDVRHLSHLAGMHVSEGVRHWAAGTYGDRSFTDVVSRDINALIAGYNQLPA